One part of the Pecten maximus chromosome 1, xPecMax1.1, whole genome shotgun sequence genome encodes these proteins:
- the LOC117330194 gene encoding mu-type opioid receptor-like, whose protein sequence is MSADNLTTTEEADDGFPPFLIIFIVLQQLVSILSCLGNGVVIFIFTRYLHLKSFTNRFVVGLAVADFCTGLSVGSQIVYFLIPELNTDRMACFIRYQIIAFMTMTSQLTVSFTTFDRYIAICHPHSYSKVVTNVTANVLVTLPWAYALILTTSSYLGLKPWTSDSSYCLYHLIFEHGVYLTSAFTTICFSMASFIMYMCILRVAWKYFNRIRPSNETNPSSEVRKKSTERDVRSAKVMGIVTVAFTICWAPFTAYQFRYGLGYFDLTTDDITASNWLVFLGMTNSLVNPVIYAWQRKDFKRACKKCCGRNVAGSNITGGFSSHASTI, encoded by the coding sequence ATGTCTGCCGATAACCTGACCACAACTGAAGAAGCAGATGACGGTTTTCCGCCATTCCTtatcattttcattgttttacaacaaCTAGTGTCCATCCTCTCCTGTTTAGGTAATGGTGTCGTCATCTTTATTTTTACTCGTTACCTCCACCTTAAATCCTTCACCAACCGCTTTGTCGTGGGACTTGCCGTCGCCGACTTTTGCACGGGCCTTTCAGTTGGTTCCCAGATTGTATATTTCTTGATTCCAGAATTAAACACAGACAGGATGGCATGCTTTATTCGGTATCAAATCATAGCATTTATGACGATGACGTCACAACTCACAGTGTCGTTTACAACCTTCGACAGATACATCGCGATCTGCCATCCCCACAGCTATAGTAAAGTTGTAACCAATGTTACGGCTAACGTCCTTGTTACGCTACCATGGGCATATGCCCTAATTCTAACGACGTCATCCTACCTTGGACTAAAACCATGGACAAGTGATTCCTCATACTGTCTGTATCATCTCATTTTTGAACATGGTGTCTATTTAACATCGGCTTTTACCACCATATGTTTCAGTATGGCATCTTtcatcatgtacatgtgtattttacGGGTAGCATGGAAATACTTCAACAGAATACGTCCTTCAAACGAAACCAATCCAAGTTCCGAAGTCCGTAAAAAATCGACAGAGCGCGACGTTCGAAGTGCAAAGGTCATGGGAATTGTAACTGTGGCATTTACCATTTGTTGGGCACCTTTCACCGCATACCAGTTCCGGTATGGATTGGGCTATTTTGACTTGACCACGGACGACATTACTGCTTCCAACTGGCTCGTTTTTCTTGGTATGACCAATAGCCTGGTGAACCCAGTGATATACGCCTGGCAACGGAAGGATTTCAAAAGAGCATGTAAAAAATGTTGCGGTCGAAACGTTGCCGGAAGTAACATTACGGGTGGCTTCTCATCGCATGCATCCACAATATAA
- the LOC117330210 gene encoding uncharacterized protein LOC117330210: MSLPWTSADITTELSHPPNPGEGNGSATLQTELQRVHSELQDLQSKYDVQQQENSQLHSSVNQLLTNLNQLQTTAIQLQSNVAQLQAVVVSQNATISALDNQSPSSLHNRLSALESSHNASVRNLQSSFDSIQDHVAALDDVSVELKTTLSQSQDIQHKEMAIQGNVTDFLCEHFTHSNVSVTGNVTAGTAVIRGRDWTYGDQDGHDHVRGVVVNKTTPAGLVYVLWDNGLQNIYRVGYAGGYDLYYYYPDVLNKFRHVLCPN, encoded by the exons ATGTCCTTACCTTGGACATCGGCGGATATAACAACGGAACTCAGCCACCCACCTAATCCAGGGGAGGGCAACGGAAGCGCGACGTTGCAAACGGAACTACAACGTGTTCATTCGGAGTTACAAGATCTACAGTCTAAATATGATGTACAGCAGCAGGAGAATAGTCAACTCCATAGCAGTGTCAATCAACTCTTGACCAATCTTAATCAACTTCAAACCACCGCGATTCAACTCCAGTCAAATGTAGCTCAACTGCaggctgttgttgtctctcaAAATGCTACCATTTCTGCTCTAGACAATCAGTCGCCGTCTTCGCTGCATAACAGATTAAGCGCCTTGGAGTCGAGCCATAACGCCAGTGTCCGAAACCTTCAGTCTTCTTTTGACAGCATCCAGGACCACGTGGCCGCCTTAGACGATGTCAGTGTTGAACTGAAGACGACTTTATCGCAATCTCAAG ATATTCAACACAAAGAAATGGCTATCCAGGGAAATGTCACCGATTTCTTGTGTGAGCATTTCACGCACTCCAACGTCTCTGTTACCGGCAACGTGACAGCAGGCACGGCTGTGATCAGAGGTCGGGACTGGACGTATGGCGATCAG GACGGGCATGATCACGTGAGGGGCGTTGTCGTAAACAAAACCACACCAGCTGGACTGGTGTATGTGCTCTGGGACAACGGATTGCAAAACATATACCGGGTAGGATACGCCGGCGGCTATGACCTCTACTACTATTACCCTGATGTCCTCAACAAGTTCAGACATGTCCTGTGCCCTAACTGA
- the LOC117330184 gene encoding uncharacterized protein LOC117330184, giving the protein MATKCASSNLKDYIGSKEEATIQTLATEIAISPRFCNLVIQCSNAHEGTPFTDASITLKIVLETWYAMRTNYADGIPKFAFVRMEDILNASVLDDFVADGVKGIEKCNKCIKQSFLALLEFLRNKDHHEKAIQKLIKTNPSNNGCKKTCVMVALGQHLFSQLIPGKVYAVDKLAKHVPNKCSCGCKAEISGGNTSVGASGTWHGRVDILLNETIAVAVLSRERDEEDENDENDHDSDEDEPPIKQMKEDECDVCMEEKTDAILLEHKVMNKILALAITNGFAQVNMHKGTLLDYMIPTFGATSEHVTICLYDPENDILFHIKEELELWFGGTPEKLHVRTIFIIWLFLNFTAFTRRKLLDFIDLDKTGFHDQLKGYLNDYQNAKTQGQTIEPGSSAKVWKDIPGKDKKRKNQV; this is encoded by the exons ATGGCCACAAAATGCGCGAGTTCAAATTTGAAGGATTACATAGGTTCGAAAGAGGAGGCAACCATACAAACGCTTGCCACCGAAATAGCCATTTCGCCGAGATTCTGCAATTTAGtcatacaatgtagtaatgctCACGAGGGAACACCATTTACAGATGCATCGATCACTCTTAAAATAGTTTTGGAAACCTGGTACGCAATGCGAACAAATTATGCCGATGGAATACCAAAGTTTGCATTTGTTCGAATGGAAGATATTCTAAATGCATCTGTTCTTGATGATTTTGTAGCAGACGGGGTGAAAGGCATCGAGAAATGCAACAAGTGCATCAAGCAATCATTCTTGGCATTGTTGGAATTCTTACGTA ACAAAGATCATCATGAAAAGGCAATTCAGAAACTTATCAAAACTAATCCTTCAAACAACGGATGTAAAAAGACATGTGTTATGGTTGCATTGGGCCAACACCTGTTTTCCCAATTGATTCCAGGCAAAGTGTATGCAGTTGATAAATTAGCAAAACATGTTCCAAACAAATGTAGCTGTGGTTGTAAGGCAGAGATCTCTGGAGGAAACACTTCAGTAG gTGCAAGTGGAACATGGCATGGCAGAGTAGATATCCTTTTGAACGAAACTATTGCTGTTGCAGTTCTGAGTAGAGAAAGGGATGAAGAagatgaaaatgatgaaaatgatcATGATAGCGATGAAGATGAACCACCAATTAAACAGATGAAGGAAGATGAATGTGATGTCTGTATGGAGGAGAAAACTGATGCTATTCTTTTAGaacataaagttatgaataaaaTTTTAGCTTTAGCTATAACCAATGGCTTTGCTCAAGTTAACATGCATAAGGGAACACTATTAGACTACATGATTCCAACTTTTGGAGCAACATCAGAACATGTTACCATATGTTTGTATGATCCTGAAAATGACATCCTATTTCACATCAAGGAAGAACTGGAATTATGGTTCGGTGGGACACCAGAGAAGCTTCATGTCCGTACCATATTTATCATTTGGCTATTTTTGAATTTCACTGCTTTTACTCGGAGAAAATTGCTTGATTTCATAGATCTTGACAAGACAGGATTTCATGACCAATTGAAAGGATATTTAAATGATTATCAAAATGCAAAAACACAAGGACAGACTATTGAACCAGGATCTTCTGCAAAAGTGTGGAAAGATATACCAGGCAAAGATAAGAAACGTAAGAACCAAGTTTGA